From the Erythrolamprus reginae isolate rEryReg1 chromosome Z, rEryReg1.hap1, whole genome shotgun sequence genome, one window contains:
- the LOC139175981 gene encoding gap junction delta-4 protein-like, which yields MEYSNTFSFLIIALSYNETIIGKIWLAVVIFLRFMVIFLAAYPLYQDEQERFICNTLQPGCSNVCYDLFAPVSHFRFWFIQSVSVLLPYVVFSVCVLHGVVRHIVKASSSPYSQYKEIKTFSGCKITKNFKCSAKKRKIGRRNEMAALDFSRAYIVQLMIRILIEAGFGTGQYYLFGFFVPKRFSCDRFPCMSFVDCYISRPTEKTIMMLFIWGLGGISFLLSLVDLIFALRTNGVRNRRNKLLLQKFNAEEENSPDLQQNNNPGNIHHGSMASSDALSVKCLLACKATEDCPFPPTMTLQQTIGSHVNSNHNKLCNEASNQDLLFNESKKWENLSEQSKHELPSYFVKEPLAFKSQEGCHHSSHSFESYDKPSVHYSTLDRKTSDTPSVCDSSEYSKSKKSEWV from the exons ATGGAGTATTCAAATACATTCAGTTTTCTCATCATTGCTCTAAGTTACAATGAGACGATTATAG GAAAGATTTGGTTAGCTGTTGTGATCTTCCTGAGATTTATGGTGATATTTTTAGCAGCCTATCCTCTCTATCAAGATGAGCAAGAACGCTTCATCTGCAACACCCTGCAACCAGGATGTTCCAATGTGTGTTATGATCTTTTCGCTCCAGTATCGCATTTTCGGTTCTGGTTCATCCAAAGTGTGTCTGTCCTCCTTCCCTATGTTGTTTTCAGTGTCTGTGTATTACACGGCGTGGTTAGACACATTGTAAAGGCCTCTTCCTCCCCTTATTCTCAGTACAAAGAAATTAAGACTTTCTCTGGCTGCAAAATTACAAAGAACTTCAAATGTtcagcaaaaaagagaaaaattggcAGGAGAAATGAAATGGCTGCCCTGGATTTTTCTAGGGCATATATAGTTCAACTTATGATTAGAATATTGATAGAGGCTGGCTTTGGAACGGGCCAGTACTATCTCTTTGGATTCTTTGTCCCGAAGCGTTTTTCCTGCGATCGCTTCCCTTGTATGAGTTTTGTTGATTGCTACATTTCCAGACCAACTGAAAAAACCATCATGATGCTTTTCATTTGGGGGCTTGGGGGCATCTCCTTTCTTCTTAGTCTTGTTGATCTAATCTTTGCTTTGCGGACCAATGGGGTAAGAAACCGTAGAAATAAACTCCTATTGCAAAAGTTCAACGCGGAAGAGGAAAATAGCCCTGACCTACAGCAAAATAACAATCCAGGCAATATTCATCATGGAAGCATGGCCAGCTCTGATGCTCTGAGTGTGAAATGTTTGCTTGCTTGTAAGGCTACGGAAGACTGTCCTTTTCCACCTACAATGACTCTCCAGCAGACAATTGGCTCCCATGTCAATAGTAACCACAATAAGCTATGTAATGAAGCTTCCAATCAAGATCTGCTTTTCAATGAATCTAAAAAGTGGGAGAATCTATCTGAGCAGTCAAAACATGAGCTCCCGTCCTACTTTGTCAAAGAACCCTTGGCTTTTAAATCCCAAGAGGGTTGCCATCATAGTTCTCATTCATTTGAAAGTTATGACAAGCCCTCGGTTCATTATTCTACTCTGGACAGAAAGACCTCTGATACTCCATCTGTCTGTGATAGTTCTGAGTACTCAAAATCCAAAAAATCTGAATGGGTATAG